The following proteins come from a genomic window of Microbacterium sp. JZ31:
- a CDS encoding BMP family lipoprotein: MTRTTRKAAFAGLAIVSSAILLAGCGAAPEEEAGGSAAPEPADDFIPCLISDEGGWNDRSFNQSAKEGMDRAAEELDIEAQEMESTSANDYAPNLETLVSNGCTLIISVGFNLAAATVESANANPDVNYAIIDDYADTDFDGTTDAPNIKPLVFNTAEAAYLGGYAAAAWSAQAGGNKVGTFGGGEIPSVKVFMDGFQLGVEKYNEDKGAEVGVVGWDTEAQSGSFTGGFEANDVARQTAQGILDQGVDVILPVGGPIYTSAAAAIRDGGQDVKLLGVDSDLAVKDPELADITLVSILKAIDQAVFDTTINAAGGDFDVEPYVGTLENEGVALSSFHDFEAELPEGTLDEIAALQEAIVAGDIAVESPNSP, encoded by the coding sequence GTGACCAGGACCACCCGGAAGGCCGCGTTCGCCGGCCTCGCGATCGTCTCGTCGGCGATCCTTCTCGCGGGCTGCGGCGCCGCGCCCGAGGAGGAGGCCGGGGGCTCCGCCGCACCCGAGCCGGCCGACGACTTCATCCCCTGCCTCATCTCGGACGAGGGCGGCTGGAACGACCGCTCGTTCAACCAGTCGGCCAAGGAGGGCATGGACCGTGCCGCCGAGGAGCTGGACATCGAGGCGCAGGAGATGGAGTCGACGAGCGCGAACGACTACGCGCCGAACCTCGAGACCCTCGTGTCGAACGGCTGCACGCTGATCATCTCGGTGGGCTTCAACCTCGCGGCCGCCACGGTCGAGTCGGCCAACGCCAACCCCGACGTCAACTACGCGATCATCGACGACTACGCGGACACCGACTTCGACGGCACGACGGACGCGCCGAACATCAAGCCCCTCGTGTTCAACACGGCCGAGGCGGCGTACCTCGGCGGCTACGCCGCGGCGGCCTGGTCGGCTCAGGCCGGCGGCAACAAGGTCGGCACCTTCGGTGGCGGCGAGATCCCCTCCGTGAAGGTCTTCATGGACGGCTTCCAGCTCGGTGTCGAGAAGTACAACGAGGACAAGGGCGCCGAGGTCGGCGTCGTCGGCTGGGACACCGAGGCGCAGAGCGGCTCGTTCACGGGCGGCTTCGAGGCCAACGACGTCGCGCGTCAGACCGCGCAGGGCATCCTCGACCAGGGCGTCGACGTGATCCTGCCCGTCGGCGGCCCGATCTACACGAGCGCCGCCGCGGCCATCCGCGACGGCGGCCAGGACGTCAAGCTCCTGGGCGTCGACAGCGACCTGGCCGTCAAGGACCCGGAGCTCGCGGACATCACGCTCGTGTCGATCCTGAAGGCGATCGACCAGGCCGTGTTCGACACGACCATCAACGCCGCGGGCGGCGACTTCGACGTCGAGCCGTACGTCGGCACGCTGGAGAACGAGGGCGTCGCGCTCTCGAGCTTCCACGACTTCGAGGCCGAGCTGCCCGAGGGCACGCTCGACGAGATCGCCGCGCTGCAGGAGGCGATCGTCGCCGGCGACATCGCCGTCGAGTCGCCGAACTCCCCGTAA
- a CDS encoding mannose-1-phosphate guanylyltransferase: protein MSAPIQDFFAVIPAGGVGSRLWPLSRAEAPKFLHDLTGSGVSLLRNTWDRLLPLTGPDRIAVVTGKAHEHRVEEELPDVPLDNVFIESSQRESAAAIGLAAAILLRREPDVIIGSFAADHHISRQRAFEFAVRQAAAVAREGYICTIGIAPSEPSVGFGYIKLGAEIDVEDAPMAAIVERFVEKPDLDTARRYYADRSFLWNAGMFISRADVLLAELEANEPELHAGLLEIAEAWDTDRRAEVTDRVWPGLKKIAIDYAVAEPAAEKGRLAVVPGHFDWDDVGDFASLAKLISGGRGDRMSILGRNETVLADESTGLVVSQTSRVIAVVGVEGLIVVDTDDALLVTTSEHAQRVKSVVGTLQSRGDGHVL, encoded by the coding sequence ATGTCTGCACCGATCCAGGACTTCTTCGCCGTCATCCCGGCGGGCGGCGTCGGGTCCCGCCTCTGGCCCCTGTCGCGAGCCGAGGCGCCGAAGTTCCTGCACGACCTCACCGGATCGGGGGTCTCGCTCCTGCGCAACACGTGGGACCGGCTGCTGCCCCTGACGGGGCCGGATCGGATCGCCGTGGTGACGGGGAAGGCGCACGAGCACCGTGTCGAGGAGGAGCTGCCGGACGTGCCCCTCGACAACGTCTTCATCGAGTCGTCGCAGCGTGAGTCGGCCGCGGCCATCGGGCTCGCCGCCGCGATCCTGCTGCGCCGCGAGCCGGACGTCATCATCGGCTCCTTCGCGGCCGATCATCACATCTCGCGTCAGCGCGCGTTCGAGTTCGCCGTGCGTCAGGCGGCCGCCGTCGCGCGCGAGGGGTACATCTGCACGATCGGCATCGCCCCGAGCGAGCCCTCGGTCGGGTTCGGGTACATCAAGCTCGGTGCCGAGATCGACGTCGAGGACGCGCCCATGGCGGCGATCGTGGAGCGCTTCGTCGAGAAGCCGGATCTCGACACCGCGCGCCGCTACTACGCCGACCGCAGCTTCCTCTGGAACGCCGGCATGTTCATCTCCCGCGCCGACGTGCTGCTGGCCGAGCTGGAGGCGAACGAGCCAGAGCTGCACGCGGGCCTGCTCGAGATCGCGGAGGCGTGGGACACCGACCGGCGCGCGGAGGTCACGGACCGCGTCTGGCCCGGGCTGAAGAAGATCGCGATCGACTACGCGGTCGCCGAGCCGGCCGCGGAGAAGGGGCGGCTCGCGGTCGTGCCCGGGCACTTCGACTGGGACGACGTGGGCGACTTCGCCAGTCTCGCGAAGCTCATCTCGGGTGGGCGGGGCGACCGGATGTCCATCCTGGGCCGCAACGAGACGGTGCTGGCGGACGAGTCCACGGGCCTCGTCGTCTCGCAGACGAGCCGCGTCATCGCGGTGGTCGGGGTCGAGGGCCTGATCGTCGTCGACACCGACGACGCGCTGCTCGTCACCACGAGCGAGCACGCACAGCGCGTGAAGAGCGTCGTCGGCACGCTGCAGTCCCGCGGCGACGGCCACGTTCTCTGA